The Pseudomonas parafulva genome includes a window with the following:
- a CDS encoding cation acetate symporter → MIRPAKTLAVLACGVFAPAVWAADALTGEVQKQPLNVSAIAMFVAFVAFTLGITYWASKRNKSASDYYAAGGRITGFQNGLAIAGDYMSAASFLGISALVFTSGYDGLIYSIGFLVGWPIILFLIAERLRNLGKYTFADVASYRLGQKQIRTLSASGSLVVVAFYLIAQMVGAGKLIELLFGLDYHVAVILVGILMCLYVLFGGMLATTWVQIIKAVLLLSGASFMALMVMKHVGFDFNTLFSEAIKVHAKGEAIMSPGGLVKDPISAFSLGLALMFGTAGLPHILMRFFTVSDAKEARKSVLYATGFIGYFYILTFIIGFGAILLVSTNPDFKDAAGALLGGNNMAAVHLANAVGGSVFLGFISAVAFATILAVVAGLTLAGASAVSHDLYASVWRKGKANDKDEIRVSKITTVALGVLAIGLGILFEKQNIAFMVGLAFSIAASCNFPVLLLSMYWKKLTTRGAMIGGWLGLISAVTLMVLGPTIWVQILGHEKAIYPYEYPALFSMLIAFVGIWFFSITDKSTAAENERALFFPQFVRSQTGLGASGAVSH, encoded by the coding sequence ATGATTCGTCCTGCCAAGACACTGGCCGTTCTGGCCTGCGGCGTCTTTGCACCCGCCGTGTGGGCTGCCGATGCCCTGACCGGCGAGGTGCAGAAACAACCGCTGAACGTTTCTGCCATCGCCATGTTCGTGGCCTTCGTGGCCTTCACCCTGGGCATCACCTACTGGGCTTCCAAGCGCAACAAGTCCGCCTCGGACTACTACGCTGCCGGTGGTCGCATCACCGGGTTCCAGAACGGCCTGGCCATTGCCGGCGACTACATGTCGGCAGCCTCGTTCCTGGGTATTTCCGCCTTGGTGTTCACCTCCGGCTACGATGGCTTGATCTACTCCATTGGCTTCCTGGTAGGTTGGCCGATCATCCTTTTCCTGATCGCCGAGCGCCTGCGTAACCTGGGCAAATACACCTTCGCCGACGTCGCCTCCTATCGCCTGGGGCAAAAGCAGATCCGCACCCTGTCCGCCTCAGGGTCGCTGGTGGTGGTGGCCTTCTACCTGATCGCACAGATGGTAGGTGCCGGCAAGTTGATCGAACTGCTGTTCGGCCTGGACTACCACGTGGCCGTGATTCTGGTCGGTATCCTGATGTGCCTGTACGTGCTGTTCGGCGGCATGCTGGCCACTACCTGGGTACAGATCATCAAGGCGGTGCTGTTGCTGTCGGGTGCAAGCTTCATGGCGCTGATGGTGATGAAGCACGTAGGCTTTGACTTCAACACCCTGTTCTCCGAAGCCATCAAGGTGCATGCCAAGGGCGAGGCCATCATGAGCCCCGGCGGTCTGGTCAAGGACCCCATCTCGGCCTTCTCGCTGGGCCTGGCCCTGATGTTCGGTACGGCTGGTCTGCCACACATCCTGATGCGCTTCTTCACCGTCAGCGATGCCAAGGAAGCCCGCAAGAGCGTGCTCTACGCCACCGGTTTCATCGGTTACTTCTACATCCTGACCTTCATCATCGGCTTCGGCGCGATCCTGTTGGTCAGCACCAACCCGGACTTCAAGGACGCAGCCGGCGCCTTGCTGGGCGGTAACAACATGGCCGCCGTGCACTTGGCCAATGCCGTGGGCGGAAGTGTGTTCCTGGGCTTCATCTCGGCCGTGGCCTTCGCCACCATCCTGGCGGTCGTGGCAGGCCTGACCCTGGCGGGCGCCTCGGCGGTTTCCCATGACCTGTACGCCAGCGTGTGGCGCAAGGGCAAGGCCAACGACAAGGACGAAATCCGCGTCTCGAAGATCACCACCGTTGCGCTGGGCGTCCTGGCCATCGGACTGGGCATCCTGTTCGAGAAGCAGAACATCGCCTTCATGGTGGGCCTGGCCTTCTCCATTGCGGCCAGCTGCAACTTCCCCGTACTGCTGCTCTCGATGTACTGGAAGAAACTGACCACCCGTGGCGCCATGATTGGCGGCTGGCTAGGCCTGATCAGTGCAGTGACGCTGATGGTGCTCGGCCCGACCATCTGGGTGCAGATCCTTGGCCACGAGAAAGCCATTTACCCTTACGAGTACCCAGCCTTGTTCTCGATGCTGATCGCCTTCGTGGGCATCTGGTTCTTCTCGATCACCGACAAGTCCACGGCTGCCGAAAACGAGCGGGCGCTGTTCTTCCCGCAGTTCGTGCGCTCGCAGACTGGCCTGGGCGCTTCAGGGGCGGTATCGCACTGA
- a CDS encoding DUF485 domain-containing protein, giving the protein MNDSIYLSIQNSPRFKELVSKRERFAWILSAIMLGLYCAFILLIAYGPQILGAKISPDSSITWGIPLGVGLIISAFVLTAIYVRRANGEFDELNKAILKEAQQ; this is encoded by the coding sequence ATGAACGACAGCATTTACCTCTCGATACAAAACAGCCCCCGTTTCAAGGAGCTGGTCAGCAAGCGCGAACGGTTCGCCTGGATACTCTCGGCGATCATGCTCGGGCTCTATTGCGCTTTCATCCTTCTGATCGCCTACGGCCCCCAGATACTGGGCGCCAAGATCAGCCCTGATTCATCGATCACCTGGGGCATTCCCCTGGGCGTCGGGCTGATCATCTCGGCATTTGTCCTGACCGCCATCTATGTGCGCCGTGCCAACGGCGAATTCGATGAGTTGAACAAGGCCATCCTGAAGGAGGCGCAACAATGA
- a CDS encoding IS3 family transposase (programmed frameshift), whose amino-acid sequence MTKYNLALKQALIEECLSAPSIHEVALKHDLSPSMLRRWVKGYEKHGAAGLSAKYSRYDAQFKLKVLQCIEQEGLSAQQACIQFDIRGPSSIRQWKRLYDQGGVEALHPHHTRELSMPRKPSKKTSASPPTASDSDLTPEQMLEELEYLRAENAYPKKARCLDPSGPSHCAGEKTKAVQGLRHGHRLALLLRAAGLARSTFYYQSKVLLTDKHAALKESINNVYHEHKGRYGYRRITETLKHNGRMINHKKVQRLMQLMGLQSLVRAKKYRSYRGSEGLVAPDLLRREFKAGAPNQKWATDVTEFKVKGQKLFLSPLMDLYNGEILAYQINRRPEFKMVSAMLEQAFERLNPGDKPILHSDQGWQYRQPTYRHMLAEKNIEQSMSRKGNCLDNAAMESFFGTLKSEYFYLESFENVEQLASGLDDYIAYYNQKRISLRLDGLSPIQFRTHALAP is encoded by the exons ATGACGAAATACAACCTGGCGCTCAAACAGGCACTCATCGAAGAGTGCCTTTCTGCTCCTAGCATTCATGAAGTGGCGCTAAAGCATGACCTCAGTCCATCGATGCTACGTCGGTGGGTAAAGGGCTATGAAAAACACGGCGCAGCCGGTTTAAGTGCCAAGTACAGCCGCTACGATGCCCAGTTCAAATTGAAGGTTTTGCAGTGCATTGAGCAAGAAGGATTGTCTGCCCAGCAAGCCTGCATCCAGTTTGATATTCGTGGTCCAAGTAGCATCAGGCAGTGGAAAAGGTTGTATGATCAAGGCGGAGTTGAAGCACTTCATCCGCATCATACCCGAGAGTTGAGCATGCCCCGTAAGCCATCGAAAAAAACCAGCGCAAGTCCTCCTACCGCTTCGGATAGCGACCTGACACCCGAGCAAATGCTCGAAGAGCTGGAATATCTGCGTGCGGAGAATGCTTACC CTAAAAAAGCTCGATGCCTTGATCCAAGCGGACCCTCGCACTGCGCAGGCGAGAAAACGAAGGCTGTCCAGGGATTGAGGCACGGGCATCGACTCGCTCTGCTGTTACGTGCCGCCGGGCTTGCACGTAGTACCTTTTATTACCAAAGCAAGGTGTTGTTGACTGACAAGCATGCGGCTTTGAAAGAGAGTATCAACAACGTCTATCACGAGCATAAGGGACGGTATGGCTATCGCCGGATCACTGAGACCCTCAAGCACAACGGTCGGATGATTAATCACAAGAAGGTGCAGCGACTGATGCAGCTTATGGGTCTCCAGTCGCTGGTCAGGGCGAAGAAATATCGCTCGTACCGAGGCTCAGAGGGACTGGTTGCGCCTGATCTGCTCAGGCGAGAATTCAAGGCAGGAGCCCCTAATCAGAAATGGGCAACCGACGTGACAGAGTTCAAAGTGAAGGGGCAGAAGCTGTTTCTTTCGCCGTTGATGGACCTGTATAACGGCGAAATCCTCGCTTATCAGATTAACCGGCGCCCGGAGTTCAAGATGGTCTCGGCAATGCTTGAGCAAGCCTTTGAGCGGCTGAATCCAGGTGATAAACCGATATTGCACTCCGATCAAGGATGGCAGTACAGGCAGCCCACTTACCGGCATATGCTGGCCGAGAAGAACATTGAGCAGAGTATGTCGCGTAAGGGCAACTGCCTAGACAACGCCGCAATGGAAAGCTTTTTCGGCACACTCAAGAGCGAATATTTTTACCTGGAGTCGTTTGAAAATGTCGAGCAGTTGGCTTCAGGACTTGATGATTACATCGCTTACTACAACCAAAAACGCATCAGCCTCAGACTTGATGGCCTGAGTCCGATACAATTTCGGACCCACGCGCTGGCCCCATAG
- a CDS encoding glutamine synthetase family protein: protein MHFAPVEQASQFLAANPEIDLFELFILDANGVPRGKLLHRDELLAVYQTGRPLPSTILGLTVNGDDVENSGLVWDVGDIDCRAYPLDGSLVRLPWRRVPTAALQVSMHPHQGLPASVADPRHVLLRTVEALKADGYHPVMACELEFYLLDQQRDAHGHPQPALDQDGGRPRSTQVYGLRELEQIEPFLADLYAACKAQGIPARTAISEYAPGQVEITLEHGDAVQAMDQAVRYKRLVKGIAHAHGMQACFMAKPFGHLAGTGMHMHLSLADSAGRNLFASEDPAGTPLLRYAVAGMLQHLHASLLLFCPNANSFRRFQANSYAPLSPTWGVDNRTVSLRVPGGPANSRHVEHRICGADANPYLAAAAMLAASHSGIRDQLDPGAPIQGNGYAQATEHLPTDWLTALQALEQSTWAREALGDAFLGVYLKVKRAEYRQFMAEVSEQDWRWYLHQA from the coding sequence ATGCACTTTGCACCTGTGGAGCAGGCCAGCCAGTTTCTGGCCGCCAACCCCGAAATCGATCTGTTTGAACTGTTCATCCTCGACGCCAACGGCGTGCCACGCGGCAAGCTGCTGCACCGTGATGAACTGCTGGCCGTGTACCAGACCGGCCGGCCATTACCCAGCACCATTCTCGGCCTGACCGTAAACGGCGACGACGTGGAAAACTCGGGCTTGGTCTGGGATGTCGGCGACATCGATTGCCGTGCCTACCCACTCGATGGCAGCCTGGTACGCCTGCCCTGGCGCCGGGTGCCGACCGCAGCGCTGCAAGTGAGCATGCACCCACACCAAGGCCTGCCGGCCAGCGTGGCCGATCCGCGTCATGTACTGTTGCGTACCGTCGAAGCCCTGAAGGCCGACGGGTACCACCCCGTGATGGCCTGCGAGCTGGAGTTCTACCTGCTCGACCAGCAGCGCGATGCCCATGGCCATCCGCAACCGGCGCTCGACCAGGACGGCGGACGCCCTCGCAGCACTCAGGTGTACGGGCTGCGAGAGCTGGAGCAGATCGAGCCGTTCCTGGCAGACCTGTATGCGGCCTGCAAGGCACAGGGCATACCGGCGCGTACGGCCATTTCGGAATACGCCCCAGGCCAAGTGGAGATTACCCTCGAACACGGTGATGCCGTGCAAGCGATGGACCAGGCAGTACGCTACAAGCGCCTGGTCAAAGGCATCGCCCACGCCCATGGCATGCAGGCCTGCTTCATGGCCAAGCCCTTCGGCCACTTGGCCGGTACCGGTATGCACATGCACCTGAGCCTGGCCGACAGCGCCGGCCGTAACCTGTTCGCCAGCGAAGATCCGGCCGGCACACCGCTGCTGCGTTACGCAGTGGCCGGCATGTTGCAGCACCTGCACGCGTCGCTGCTGCTGTTTTGCCCCAACGCTAACTCCTTCCGCCGCTTCCAGGCCAATAGCTACGCGCCCCTGTCGCCCACCTGGGGCGTGGACAACCGCACGGTCAGCCTGCGGGTGCCGGGCGGGCCGGCCAATAGCCGGCATGTTGAGCACCGTATCTGCGGGGCCGACGCCAATCCGTACCTGGCTGCCGCCGCCATGTTGGCCGCCAGTCACAGCGGCATACGTGATCAGCTCGACCCTGGCGCGCCGATTCAGGGCAATGGCTATGCCCAGGCGACCGAACACCTGCCAACTGACTGGCTCACCGCGCTGCAAGCCCTGGAGCAGTCGACCTGGGCCCGCGAAGCACTGGGCGATGCGTTTCTTGGCGTGTACCTGAAGGTCAAGCGCGCCGAATACCGGCAATTCATGGCCGAAGTCAGCGAACAGGACTGGCGCTGGTACCTGCACCAGGCCTGA
- a CDS encoding NAD(P)/FAD-dependent oxidoreductase, whose product MNAAVNKGPAQRAPSYYTATLNDPTTYPQLKGTVQVDVAIIGAGFTGLATAVELAERGLKVAVLEANRVGWGASGRNGGQVTGSLSGDEAMRAQMRKRLGSDVDDFIWHLRWRGHQIIEQRVARYGIDCDLKHGHLHAAMKPSHLDELRAFEAQAQRHGMGDQVELLDRQAMAEHLQSPLYLGALKNRRNLHLHPLNLCLGEARAAHSLGALIFEQTEVLEIVHGPRPAVVTAHGRVDARQVMLAGDVYHKLEKRQLKGKIFPAMGGIVTTAPLGELAAQINPQDLAVYDCRFVLDYYRLTADKRLLFGGGANYSGRDSRDIEAELRPCIERTFPALKGVPIAFQWSCAMGIVVNRIPQVGKLSDHVWYCQGYSGHGIATSHIMGEIMAQAMTGTLEQFDTFAQCKHVRVPMGDVLGNPLLAAGMWYYQMLEKLR is encoded by the coding sequence ATGAACGCAGCAGTGAACAAAGGCCCGGCGCAACGTGCGCCGTCCTACTACACCGCCACCCTCAACGACCCCACCACTTACCCCCAGCTCAAGGGCACCGTGCAGGTGGACGTGGCAATCATCGGCGCGGGCTTCACCGGCTTGGCAACGGCCGTGGAACTGGCCGAACGCGGCCTGAAAGTCGCAGTGCTCGAAGCCAACCGGGTGGGCTGGGGCGCCAGCGGGCGCAATGGTGGTCAAGTGACCGGCAGCCTGTCGGGTGACGAAGCCATGCGCGCACAGATGCGCAAGCGGCTGGGTAGCGACGTGGATGATTTCATCTGGCACCTGCGCTGGCGGGGCCACCAGATTATCGAGCAACGGGTGGCCCGCTATGGCATCGACTGCGACCTCAAGCACGGTCACCTGCACGCGGCCATGAAACCCTCGCACCTGGACGAGCTACGGGCTTTCGAGGCCCAGGCACAGCGCCATGGCATGGGTGATCAGGTCGAGCTGCTCGACCGCCAGGCGATGGCCGAACACCTGCAAAGCCCCCTGTACTTGGGCGCCCTGAAGAACCGGCGCAACCTGCACCTGCACCCGCTGAACCTGTGCCTGGGCGAAGCCCGCGCCGCCCACAGCCTGGGCGCGCTGATTTTCGAGCAGACCGAAGTGCTGGAAATCGTGCACGGCCCTCGCCCTGCCGTGGTGACGGCCCATGGGCGTGTGGACGCGCGCCAGGTGATGCTGGCAGGCGATGTCTATCACAAGCTGGAAAAGCGCCAGCTCAAGGGCAAGATATTCCCGGCCATGGGCGGCATCGTCACCACGGCGCCATTGGGCGAGCTGGCAGCGCAAATCAACCCGCAGGACCTTGCCGTCTATGATTGCCGATTCGTGCTGGACTACTATCGCCTGACGGCCGACAAGCGGCTGCTGTTCGGCGGCGGCGCCAACTACTCAGGGCGCGATTCGCGGGATATCGAAGCCGAACTGCGCCCGTGCATCGAGCGTACTTTCCCTGCCTTGAAGGGCGTGCCCATTGCGTTTCAATGGAGCTGCGCCATGGGTATCGTGGTCAATCGCATACCCCAAGTGGGCAAGCTTTCGGACCATGTCTGGTACTGTCAGGGCTACTCCGGGCACGGCATCGCCACCAGCCACATCATGGGCGAAATCATGGCTCAAGCCATGACCGGCACCCTGGAGCAATTCGACACCTTCGCCCAATGCAAGCATGTGCGTGTGCCGATGGGAGACGTGTTGGGCAACCCGCTCCTGGCAGCGGGCATGTGGTACTACCAGATGCTGGAAAAACTGCGCTGA
- the fadD1 gene encoding long-chain-fatty-acid--CoA ligase FadD1, whose amino-acid sequence MIDHFWKDKYPAGIAAQIDPDEFPNIQAVLKQSCQRFADKPAFSNLGKTLTYGELYTLSGAFAAWLQQHTDLKPGDRIAVQLPNVLQYPVAVFGAMRAGLIVVNTNPLYTAREMEHQFKDSGAKALVCLANMAHLAEKVVPKTQVKHVIVTEVADLLPALKRLLINSVIKYVKKMVPAYHLPSAVRFNDALALGKGQPVTEANPQANDVAVLQYTGGTTGVAKGAMLTHRNLVANMLQCRALMGSNLQEGCEILITPLPLYHIYAFTFHCMAMMLIGNHNVLISNPRDLSAMVKELGKWKFTGFVGLNTLFVALCNSDAFRALDFSALKITLSGGMALQLSVAERWRAVTGCAICEGYGMTETSPVAAVNPAQANQVGTIGIPVPSTLCKIVDDAGNELPLGEVGELCVKGPQVMKGYWQREEATAEILDSEGWLKTGDIALIQPDGYMRIVDRKKDMILVSGFNVYPNELEDVLAAVPGVSQCAAIGIPDEKSGELIKVFVVVKPGMTVTKEQVMEHMRANLTGYKVPRLVEFRDTLPTTNVGKILRRELRDEELKKLNLKKSA is encoded by the coding sequence ATGATCGACCATTTTTGGAAGGACAAGTATCCGGCCGGTATCGCGGCGCAGATCGATCCCGACGAATTCCCCAACATCCAGGCGGTACTCAAGCAATCCTGCCAGCGCTTTGCCGACAAACCGGCCTTCAGCAACCTGGGCAAGACCCTGACCTACGGTGAGTTGTATACCCTTTCCGGTGCCTTTGCCGCCTGGTTGCAACAGCATACCGACCTGAAGCCCGGTGATCGCATCGCGGTGCAACTGCCCAACGTGCTGCAGTACCCGGTGGCGGTATTTGGCGCCATGCGCGCCGGCCTAATCGTGGTCAACACCAACCCGCTGTACACCGCCCGGGAAATGGAGCACCAGTTCAAGGACTCCGGCGCCAAAGCGCTGGTGTGCCTGGCGAACATGGCGCACCTGGCCGAGAAGGTAGTGCCCAAGACCCAGGTCAAGCACGTCATCGTCACCGAAGTGGCAGACCTGCTGCCTGCGCTCAAGCGGCTGCTGATCAACAGCGTGATCAAGTACGTCAAGAAGATGGTGCCGGCCTATCACCTGCCCAGCGCCGTGCGCTTCAACGATGCCCTGGCCCTGGGCAAGGGCCAGCCGGTGACCGAGGCCAACCCGCAAGCCAATGATGTGGCCGTGTTGCAATACACCGGCGGCACCACCGGTGTGGCCAAGGGCGCCATGCTGACCCACCGCAACCTGGTGGCCAACATGTTGCAGTGCCGGGCGCTGATGGGCTCGAACCTGCAGGAAGGGTGCGAGATTCTCATCACCCCGCTGCCGCTGTACCACATCTACGCCTTCACCTTCCATTGCATGGCCATGATGCTGATCGGCAACCACAACGTGCTGATCAGCAACCCCCGCGACCTGTCCGCCATGGTCAAGGAACTGGGCAAGTGGAAGTTCACAGGTTTCGTGGGCCTCAATACGCTGTTCGTGGCGCTTTGCAACAGCGATGCGTTCCGCGCCCTGGACTTCTCGGCCTTGAAGATCACCCTGTCCGGCGGCATGGCGCTGCAACTGAGCGTTGCCGAGCGCTGGCGTGCGGTGACGGGCTGCGCCATCTGCGAAGGCTATGGCATGACCGAAACCAGCCCGGTGGCCGCCGTGAACCCCGCGCAGGCCAACCAGGTAGGCACCATTGGTATTCCGGTGCCGTCCACGCTGTGCAAGATTGTCGACGACGCCGGCAACGAGTTGCCCTTGGGCGAAGTGGGCGAACTGTGCGTCAAGGGCCCTCAGGTGATGAAGGGCTACTGGCAGCGCGAGGAGGCCACCGCCGAAATTCTCGACAGCGAAGGCTGGCTCAAGACTGGCGACATCGCCCTGATTCAGCCTGACGGCTACATGCGTATCGTCGACCGCAAGAAGGACATGATTCTGGTGTCCGGCTTCAATGTCTACCCCAATGAACTCGAAGACGTGCTAGCGGCGGTGCCTGGCGTATCGCAGTGTGCGGCCATCGGCATTCCGGATGAAAAATCCGGGGAGCTGATCAAGGTCTTCGTCGTGGTCAAACCTGGCATGACGGTGACCAAAGAGCAGGTGATGGAGCACATGCGCGCCAACCTCACCGGCTACAAGGTGCCACGTCTGGTCGAGTTCCGCGACACCCTGCCGACCACCAACGTCGGCAAGATCCTGCGTCGCGAACTGCGCGACGAAGAGCTCAAGAAGCTCAACCTCAAGAAAAGCGCCTGA
- the fadD2 gene encoding long-chain-fatty-acid--CoA ligase FadD2 — protein sequence MQADFWNDKRPAGVPSTLDMQAYASVVEVFERSCKRFADRPAFSNLGVTLTYADLDRLSTAFACWLQQQTDLKPGDRIAVQMPNVLQYPIAVFGAMRAGLIVVNTNPLYTEREMRHQFKDSGARALVYMNLFGKRVQTVLPDTGIEYLIEAKMGDMLPTLKGWLVNTVVDKLKKMVPAYALPQAVSFKQVLRQGRDSVPMPVPLSLGDIAVLQYTGGTTGLAKGAMLTHGNLVANMLQVLACFSQHGPDGQKLLKDGEEVMIAPLPLYHIYAFTANCMCMMVTGNHNVLITNPRDIPGFIKELGKWRFSALLGLNTLFVALMDHPGFRQLDFSALKVTNSGGTALVKATAERWEQLTGCRIVEGYGLTETSPVASTNPYGTLARLGTVGIPVVGTAFKVIDADGNELALGEPGELCIKGPQVMKGYWQQPDATAEALDAEGWFKTGDIAVIDPDGFTRIVDRKKDMIIVSGFNVYPNEVEEVVMGHPKVANCAAIGVPDERSGEAVKLFVVPREGGVDVEELKAYCKANLTGYKVPKQIVLREALPMTPVGKILRRELRDAS from the coding sequence ATGCAAGCCGACTTCTGGAATGACAAGCGCCCGGCGGGCGTGCCCTCCACCCTGGACATGCAGGCCTACGCGTCAGTGGTCGAGGTGTTCGAACGCTCCTGCAAGCGCTTTGCCGATCGCCCGGCCTTCAGCAATTTGGGCGTGACCTTGACCTACGCCGACCTCGATCGTCTGTCGACCGCCTTCGCCTGCTGGCTGCAGCAACAGACCGACCTCAAGCCGGGCGACCGCATCGCGGTGCAAATGCCCAACGTGCTCCAGTACCCCATCGCCGTGTTCGGCGCCATGCGCGCCGGGCTGATCGTGGTCAACACCAACCCGCTTTACACCGAGCGCGAAATGCGCCACCAGTTCAAGGACAGCGGCGCCCGGGCCCTGGTGTACATGAACCTGTTCGGCAAGCGTGTGCAGACGGTCCTGCCCGATACCGGTATCGAGTACCTGATCGAGGCGAAGATGGGCGACATGCTGCCTACGCTCAAAGGCTGGCTGGTCAACACCGTGGTCGACAAGCTCAAGAAGATGGTGCCAGCCTATGCGCTGCCCCAGGCCGTGTCGTTCAAGCAGGTACTGCGCCAGGGCCGCGATAGCGTGCCCATGCCTGTGCCCTTGAGCCTGGGTGACATCGCCGTGCTGCAGTACACCGGCGGCACGACGGGGCTGGCCAAGGGCGCGATGCTCACCCACGGTAACCTGGTGGCAAACATGCTGCAGGTGCTGGCCTGTTTCTCCCAGCATGGGCCGGACGGGCAGAAGCTACTCAAGGACGGCGAAGAGGTGATGATCGCGCCGTTGCCCCTCTATCACATCTATGCCTTCACCGCGAACTGCATGTGCATGATGGTCACCGGCAACCACAACGTGCTGATCACCAACCCGCGGGACATACCAGGCTTCATCAAGGAGCTGGGCAAGTGGCGGTTTTCTGCGTTGCTGGGCCTCAACACCCTGTTCGTCGCGCTGATGGACCACCCCGGGTTCCGCCAGCTCGATTTCTCTGCATTGAAGGTCACCAACTCCGGCGGCACTGCCCTGGTCAAGGCCACGGCCGAGCGCTGGGAACAGCTGACGGGTTGCCGCATCGTCGAAGGGTACGGCCTGACCGAAACGTCCCCCGTGGCCAGCACCAACCCCTACGGCACGCTGGCGCGGCTGGGCACGGTGGGCATCCCGGTGGTGGGCACGGCTTTCAAGGTGATCGATGCCGACGGCAACGAGCTGGCCCTGGGTGAGCCCGGTGAGCTGTGCATCAAGGGCCCGCAGGTCATGAAGGGCTACTGGCAGCAACCCGACGCCACGGCCGAGGCACTGGACGCCGAAGGCTGGTTCAAAACCGGTGACATTGCCGTGATCGACCCCGACGGTTTCACTCGTATCGTCGACCGCAAGAAGGACATGATCATCGTGTCGGGCTTCAATGTGTACCCCAACGAAGTCGAAGAGGTGGTCATGGGCCATCCCAAAGTCGCCAACTGTGCCGCCATCGGCGTGCCAGACGAGCGTTCTGGCGAAGCGGTGAAGTTGTTCGTGGTGCCGCGCGAAGGGGGGGTGGATGTCGAGGAGCTCAAGGCCTATTGCAAGGCCAACCTTACCGGCTACAAAGTGCCCAAGCAGATCGTGCTACGCGAGGCGCTGCCGATGACGCCGGTGGGCAAGATCCTGCGGCGCGAACTGCGTGACGCCAGCTAA
- a CDS encoding MaoC family dehydratase — protein sequence MSQLSNTPYEALEVGQKAEYTKLVEERDIQLFAAMSGDHNPVHLDAEFAAKSMFRERIAHGMFSGALISAAVACTLPGPGTIYLGQQMSFQKPVKIGDTLTVRLEILEKLPKFKVRIATNVYNQNDELVVAGEAEILAPRKQQTVELVSPPNFVAS from the coding sequence ATGTCCCAGCTCAGCAACACGCCCTACGAAGCCCTAGAAGTCGGCCAGAAAGCCGAATACACGAAGTTGGTCGAGGAGCGCGACATCCAGCTGTTCGCCGCCATGTCCGGCGATCACAACCCAGTGCACCTGGACGCCGAGTTCGCGGCCAAAAGCATGTTCCGCGAGCGCATTGCCCATGGCATGTTCAGCGGCGCGTTGATCAGTGCGGCGGTGGCCTGCACGCTCCCAGGCCCTGGCACCATCTACCTGGGCCAGCAGATGAGCTTCCAGAAGCCGGTCAAGATCGGCGACACCCTGACGGTGCGCCTGGAAATCCTGGAGAAATTGCCCAAGTTCAAAGTGCGTATCGCCACCAACGTGTACAACCAGAACGACGAACTGGTCGTGGCAGGTGAAGCCGAGATCCTGGCACCGCGCAAGCAGCAGACCGTGGAACTGGTTTCCCCGCCGAACTTCGTGGCCAGCTGA
- a CDS encoding GNAT family N-acetyltransferase, with amino-acid sequence MLDHFYRQQGSRMRAPAQGKLWVARSPGIIAGLSLSEVESGQWLTGLFVAPDRRSEGVGMQLVAKALENACGSTWLFCHPTLANYYARQGFAPAGELPQSLRDKLQRYQRSKALIALERTAHPGQFSAG; translated from the coding sequence TTGCTCGACCACTTCTATCGCCAACAGGGTTCGCGCATGCGCGCCCCTGCGCAGGGCAAGCTCTGGGTGGCCAGGTCGCCGGGCATCATTGCTGGGTTGTCTCTGAGCGAGGTGGAGAGTGGTCAGTGGCTGACGGGGCTGTTCGTGGCGCCTGATCGGCGCTCGGAAGGCGTGGGTATGCAGTTGGTCGCAAAGGCTCTGGAGAACGCTTGTGGCAGTACGTGGTTGTTCTGCCATCCAACGCTTGCCAACTACTATGCACGCCAGGGGTTTGCGCCGGCTGGTGAGCTACCCCAGTCGCTGCGTGACAAGCTCCAGCGCTATCAGCGCAGCAAGGCCCTGATAGCGCTGGAGCGCACTGCCCATCCGGGGCAGTTCAGCGCGGGGTAG